In a single window of the Maniola jurtina chromosome 4, ilManJurt1.1, whole genome shotgun sequence genome:
- the LOC123864168 gene encoding leucine-rich repeat-containing protein 57 isoform X1, whose protein sequence is MRPPTDYDGTRMPAEAEEGDPRAPAMMICARLAGRAIIRVVSRCEDAQENSQLDLSECQLMQVPDAVYHLMRHTELKSCDLSGNVITKIPPKFTVKFSLITDLNLSNNQMAKLPDEISTLACLQRLDISHNTFVALPHIACQCPSLHTLLAHHNQIIEVDVDRLARSRALEYVDLSDNPIPPRTHEELKQITRPAISISEREKEDWEEDLLI, encoded by the exons ATGAGGCCCCCTACGGACTATGACGGTACCAGGATGCCTGCTGAGGCGGAGGAAGGGGATCCGAGGGCACCAGCGATGATGATCTGCGCGCGGTTGGCCGGCCGGGCCATCATCAGGGTCGTTAGCAGGTGCGAGGATGCACAAGAAAATAGTCAATTAG atcTGTCAGAGTGTCAACTAATGCAAGTTCCTGATGCAGTATACCACCTCATGCGGCACACAGAGCTCAAGAGCTGTGATCTTAGCGGAAATGTGATCACAAAGATTCCACCAAAGTTCACTGTTAAGTTTAGTTTAATTACAG ACCTAAATCTGTCAAACAATCAAATGGCTAAGCTGCCAGATGAGATAAGTACACTAGCATGCCTTCAGCGGCTGGACATTTCGCACAACACATTTGTGGCCCTCCCGCACATTGCCTGCCAGTGCCCAAGTTTGCACACTCTGCTGGCACACCACAATCAAATCATTG AAGTTGATGTGGACAGATTAGCAAGATCTCGAGCGCTTGAATACGTAGATTTAAGTGACAACCCAATTCCTCCGCGGACACATGAAGAGTTAAAACAGATAACGCGGCCTGCAATATCTATTTCTGAAAGAGAAAAAGAAGATTGGGAAGAGGATCTCTTAATATAG
- the LOC123864168 gene encoding leucine-rich repeat-containing protein 40 isoform X2: MALAVTRVILRCENAQETQELDLSECQLMQVPDAVYHLMRHTELKSCDLSGNVITKIPPKFTVKFSLITDLNLSNNQMAKLPDEISTLACLQRLDISHNTFVALPHIACQCPSLHTLLAHHNQIIEVDVDRLARSRALEYVDLSDNPIPPRTHEELKQITRPAISISEREKEDWEEDLLI, encoded by the exons ATGGCTTTGGCTGTTACGCGTGTGATATTGAGATGTGAAAACGCTCAGGAAACTCAAGAGTTAG atcTGTCAGAGTGTCAACTAATGCAAGTTCCTGATGCAGTATACCACCTCATGCGGCACACAGAGCTCAAGAGCTGTGATCTTAGCGGAAATGTGATCACAAAGATTCCACCAAAGTTCACTGTTAAGTTTAGTTTAATTACAG ACCTAAATCTGTCAAACAATCAAATGGCTAAGCTGCCAGATGAGATAAGTACACTAGCATGCCTTCAGCGGCTGGACATTTCGCACAACACATTTGTGGCCCTCCCGCACATTGCCTGCCAGTGCCCAAGTTTGCACACTCTGCTGGCACACCACAATCAAATCATTG AAGTTGATGTGGACAGATTAGCAAGATCTCGAGCGCTTGAATACGTAGATTTAAGTGACAACCCAATTCCTCCGCGGACACATGAAGAGTTAAAACAGATAACGCGGCCTGCAATATCTATTTCTGAAAGAGAAAAAGAAGATTGGGAAGAGGATCTCTTAATATAG